A single Phytohabitans houttuyneae DNA region contains:
- a CDS encoding S-4TM family putative pore-forming effector encodes MTGTPTARPVPEGQSSLIKQRQDNPEHLRRLLAYSRYYQVAHRWRRARAFGTFVLAAVGPFVSLSIPSTTDLVAAISAGWLVLGRTLLTWMEQRSTLEAVRVHELYDTSLFHLPWNAALAGRRPSPDDVCAAARQIKADTDYREWYSIDLGNTPWPADVLLCQRQSMVWSRQDHRAYGGTILIAGISWFVVGLIVALVRDMSLADYLVKIFLPSAPAFLDSVELARLHWQHATARQQVEHKINDLWQAYITQPETVTVAECREIQDSAYLLRRDGPRVPQLFYKLRRAASEANTKAGTEALRNEGREPDPTP; translated from the coding sequence GTGACCGGTACGCCAACGGCCCGGCCGGTTCCCGAGGGGCAGTCCTCGCTTATCAAACAGCGGCAGGACAATCCCGAGCACCTGCGGCGCCTGCTCGCCTACAGCCGCTACTACCAGGTCGCTCACCGCTGGCGGCGCGCTCGGGCCTTCGGGACGTTCGTCCTAGCCGCCGTCGGCCCGTTCGTCTCGCTGTCCATCCCGTCTACCACCGACCTCGTAGCGGCTATCAGTGCCGGCTGGCTCGTGCTCGGCCGCACCCTGTTGACGTGGATGGAGCAGCGCAGCACGCTCGAAGCGGTCCGGGTTCATGAGCTGTACGACACGAGCTTGTTCCACCTGCCCTGGAACGCAGCCCTCGCAGGCCGACGACCGTCGCCCGACGACGTGTGCGCGGCGGCCCGGCAAATCAAGGCCGACACCGACTATCGCGAGTGGTACAGCATCGACCTAGGTAACACGCCGTGGCCGGCCGATGTCTTGCTCTGCCAGCGCCAGAGCATGGTGTGGAGCCGACAGGATCACCGGGCGTACGGCGGCACCATCCTGATCGCGGGGATCTCCTGGTTCGTCGTCGGGCTCATCGTCGCGCTCGTCCGGGACATGAGCCTGGCGGACTACCTCGTCAAGATCTTCCTTCCTAGCGCGCCGGCATTCCTCGACTCCGTAGAGCTAGCCCGGCTGCATTGGCAGCACGCAACCGCCCGCCAACAGGTCGAACACAAAATTAACGATCTCTGGCAGGCGTACATCACGCAGCCAGAGACGGTGACCGTCGCCGAATGCCGCGAGATTCAGGACTCCGCGTACCTGCTCCGCCGGGACGGCCCCCGGGTACCGCAGCTCTTCTACAAGCTGCGTCGGGCAGCGTCGGAGGCGAACACGAAGGCCGGCACCGAAGCCCTGCGCAACGAAGGCCGAGAGCCGGACCCAACACCGTAG
- a CDS encoding HORMA domain containing protein, producing MSTSVRVNTYTHATTHVATNMLRSVKQIIRESGLSTDKIRNQWGVLESGVATWLGSRHLKSLVLEVYDPGKPAGADLVGRFDFTIDYTYYGDGDGELWLDPDTVSYTVRKNGSYPSRCEYRIVAETASGRPDVAGWSSTTLRSTAGFTRHSVGTAIGGGSLGAGLSYYTRSS from the coding sequence GTGAGCACGAGCGTCCGGGTCAACACCTACACCCACGCGACCACCCACGTCGCGACAAACATGCTTCGCAGCGTGAAGCAGATCATCCGTGAGAGCGGACTGAGCACCGACAAGATCCGAAACCAGTGGGGCGTGCTCGAGTCCGGGGTGGCGACCTGGCTGGGATCCAGGCACCTCAAGAGCCTCGTGCTGGAGGTGTACGACCCCGGCAAACCGGCCGGCGCTGACCTGGTGGGCCGGTTCGACTTCACCATCGACTACACGTACTACGGCGACGGCGACGGCGAACTGTGGCTCGACCCGGATACCGTCTCCTACACCGTGCGCAAGAACGGCTCCTACCCGTCGCGCTGCGAGTACCGCATCGTCGCCGAGACGGCGTCCGGCCGACCAGACGTAGCCGGCTGGAGCAGCACCACTCTCCGTTCGACGGCCGGCTTCACCCGGCACTCCGTCGGTACCGCAATCGGCGGCGGCAGCCTCGGCGCGGGCCTCAGCTACTACACCCGGAGCAGCTAA
- a CDS encoding lipase family protein, translated as MKRGLVLIAVMASLVAAGAPAAANERGRSLGTPVAVRPLPTELRLTGTGAAWRVWYVSTSWSGRRTVVSGTVSVPTGRPPAGGWRVVGFGPGFNGTPDACAASVAGTPPFARPLGEALLAAGYAVAVTDYEGIGTPGEGSGVHGRAEAAALIDVVRAARRIAPVSPAWASVGYSMGGHAALWAGSLATSYAPELRHVGTIAVAPTTQWGLQSAASGVPTAPLNPAIPYLGRTLPITDRADFRAEDWFTPRGLELVAAAGRLCVADLAASAAGVTNADAFLAPPAAGARFAALLADDEVPVTRYPRPVRLAHGTADALPAALTELTAGQLAAGGTDVDYVPIAGADHFTVLAAVAPTVVVWLGEMFRPAYARE; from the coding sequence ATGAAGCGAGGGCTGGTACTCATCGCGGTCATGGCGTCGCTCGTCGCGGCGGGCGCGCCGGCGGCCGCCAACGAGCGCGGACGCTCGCTCGGCACCCCCGTCGCGGTGCGCCCCCTGCCCACCGAGCTTCGGCTGACCGGCACCGGCGCCGCGTGGCGTGTCTGGTACGTCTCGACCTCGTGGAGCGGCCGCCGCACCGTGGTCAGCGGCACGGTCAGCGTGCCCACCGGGCGACCACCCGCCGGGGGTTGGCGGGTGGTCGGCTTCGGGCCCGGCTTCAACGGCACGCCCGACGCCTGCGCCGCATCGGTCGCCGGCACGCCACCGTTCGCCCGGCCGCTCGGCGAGGCGCTGCTGGCCGCCGGCTACGCGGTCGCGGTCACCGACTACGAGGGCATCGGCACGCCCGGCGAAGGCTCCGGAGTGCACGGCCGCGCCGAGGCGGCCGCCCTCATCGACGTCGTGCGCGCGGCCCGCCGGATCGCGCCGGTCTCCCCCGCGTGGGCGTCGGTCGGCTACTCGATGGGCGGGCACGCCGCACTGTGGGCCGGCTCGCTCGCCACGTCGTACGCGCCCGAGCTGCGCCACGTCGGCACCATCGCGGTGGCACCCACCACGCAGTGGGGGCTGCAGTCGGCCGCCAGCGGCGTCCCCACCGCGCCGCTCAACCCGGCGATCCCATACCTGGGCCGCACCCTGCCGATCACCGACCGCGCCGACTTCCGGGCCGAGGACTGGTTCACACCGCGCGGCCTGGAGCTCGTCGCGGCCGCGGGCCGCCTCTGCGTGGCCGACCTGGCCGCCTCCGCCGCGGGCGTCACAAACGCCGACGCGTTCCTCGCCCCGCCCGCCGCCGGCGCGCGGTTCGCCGCACTGCTGGCCGACGACGAGGTACCGGTGACGCGCTACCCGCGCCCGGTCCGCCTGGCCCACGGCACCGCGGACGCGCTGCCCGCGGCGCTGACCGAGCTGACCGCCGGACAGCTGGCGGCCGGCGGCACCGACGTCGACTACGTACCCATCGCCGGCGCCGACCACTTCACCGTGCTGGCCGCCGTGGCGCCGACCGTCGTGGTGTGGCTCGGCGAGATGTTCAGGCCGGCTTACGCGCGAGAATGA
- the katG gene encoding catalase/peroxidase HPI produces the protein MSDTQDSAQSSAAGCPVAHDSVTAHGSESENPAIDSPTPKRSGRPRSIRDWWPNQLDLSVLHAKSSKGNPLGETFSYAEEFQKLDVEALKQDIAEVLTTSQDWWPADFGHYGGLMIRMSWHAAGTYRIHDGRGGAGDGGQRFAPLNSWPDNANLDKARRLLWPVKQKYGQQISWADLLVLAGNVALESMGFKTFGFGFGREDVWEPEEIFWGPEDTWLGDERYVTDTTMAPEVGATEMGLIYVNPEGPRGSADPLAAAHFIRETFGRMAMNDEETVALIAGGHTFGKTHGAAIADDHVGPEPEAAPLEAQGLGWLSSHGSGKGGDAITSGLEVTWTDRPTQWSNRFFEILFGYEWELTTSPGGAKQWVAKDAEAIIPDPFDPARKHKPTMLTTDLSLRVDPAYEKISRRFLENPDEFALAFAKAWYKLLHRDMGPVSRFLGPWVAEPQLWQDPVPAVDHALVSDADVAALKAKVLDSGLTTAQLVSTAWASAASFRSTDKRGGANGARIRLEPQRSWEVNQPEQLATVLDALEGIQREFNDAGGAKISLADLIVLAGSAAVEKAAREGGLEVTVPFHPGRTDATAEQTDVESFRVLEPRADGFRNYLRAGEKTQPEVLLVDRAYMLDLTAPEMTVLIGGLRSLGANVGGSQHGVLTDRPGVLTNDFFVNLLSPGTRWKASESEENAYEIRDAATGELKWTATAVDLIFGSNSQLRALAEVYASGDARDRFVRDFVAAWTKVMELDRFDLA, from the coding sequence ATGAGCGACACCCAGGACAGCGCCCAGTCGAGCGCGGCGGGCTGCCCGGTCGCGCACGACTCCGTGACCGCGCACGGCAGCGAGAGCGAAAACCCGGCGATCGACTCGCCGACCCCGAAGCGGAGCGGCCGCCCGCGCTCGATCCGCGACTGGTGGCCCAACCAGCTCGACCTCTCGGTACTGCACGCGAAGTCGTCAAAGGGCAACCCGCTGGGCGAGACGTTCAGCTACGCCGAGGAGTTCCAGAAGCTCGACGTCGAGGCCCTCAAGCAGGACATCGCCGAGGTGCTCACCACCTCGCAGGACTGGTGGCCGGCCGACTTCGGCCACTACGGCGGCCTGATGATCCGGATGAGCTGGCACGCCGCGGGCACGTACCGCATCCACGACGGCCGCGGTGGTGCCGGCGACGGCGGGCAGCGCTTCGCGCCGCTCAACAGCTGGCCGGACAACGCCAACCTCGACAAGGCGCGCCGGCTGCTGTGGCCGGTCAAGCAGAAGTACGGCCAGCAGATCTCCTGGGCCGACCTGCTCGTGCTGGCCGGCAACGTCGCCCTGGAGTCGATGGGCTTCAAGACGTTCGGCTTCGGCTTCGGTCGCGAGGATGTCTGGGAGCCGGAGGAGATCTTCTGGGGCCCGGAGGACACCTGGCTCGGCGACGAGCGGTACGTCACCGACACGACGATGGCGCCCGAGGTCGGCGCCACCGAGATGGGGCTCATCTACGTCAACCCCGAAGGCCCTCGCGGCAGCGCGGACCCGCTGGCGGCGGCCCACTTCATCCGGGAGACGTTCGGCCGGATGGCGATGAACGACGAGGAGACCGTCGCCCTCATCGCCGGCGGCCACACCTTCGGCAAGACCCACGGCGCCGCGATCGCCGACGACCATGTGGGCCCCGAGCCCGAGGCCGCCCCGTTGGAGGCGCAGGGCCTGGGCTGGCTGAGCAGCCACGGCAGCGGCAAGGGCGGTGACGCGATCACCAGCGGCCTCGAGGTGACCTGGACCGACCGGCCGACACAGTGGAGCAACCGGTTCTTCGAGATCCTGTTCGGCTACGAGTGGGAGCTCACGACCAGCCCCGGCGGTGCGAAGCAGTGGGTGGCCAAGGACGCCGAGGCGATCATCCCGGACCCGTTCGACCCGGCCAGGAAGCACAAGCCGACGATGCTCACGACCGACCTGTCGCTGCGCGTCGACCCGGCGTACGAGAAGATCTCGCGCCGCTTCCTGGAAAACCCGGACGAGTTCGCGCTGGCCTTCGCCAAGGCCTGGTACAAGCTGCTGCACCGCGACATGGGCCCGGTCAGCCGCTTCCTCGGGCCGTGGGTCGCCGAGCCGCAGTTGTGGCAGGACCCGGTGCCGGCCGTCGACCACGCGCTCGTAAGTGACGCCGACGTCGCGGCCCTCAAGGCGAAGGTGCTGGACTCCGGCCTGACCACCGCCCAGCTGGTCTCGACCGCCTGGGCCTCCGCGGCCAGCTTCCGGTCGACCGACAAGCGCGGCGGCGCCAACGGCGCGCGGATCCGCCTCGAGCCGCAGCGCAGCTGGGAGGTCAACCAGCCCGAGCAGCTGGCGACGGTACTCGACGCGCTCGAAGGCATCCAGCGGGAGTTCAACGACGCCGGCGGCGCGAAGATCTCGCTGGCCGACCTGATCGTGCTGGCCGGCTCGGCCGCCGTCGAGAAGGCTGCGCGCGAGGGCGGCTTGGAGGTGACGGTGCCGTTCCACCCCGGACGCACCGACGCCACCGCGGAGCAGACCGACGTCGAGTCCTTCCGGGTCCTCGAGCCGCGCGCCGACGGGTTCCGCAACTACCTGCGTGCCGGCGAGAAAACCCAGCCGGAGGTACTGCTCGTCGACCGCGCGTACATGCTGGACCTGACCGCGCCCGAGATGACCGTCCTCATCGGCGGCCTGCGCTCGCTCGGCGCGAACGTCGGCGGCAGCCAGCACGGCGTGCTGACCGACCGGCCGGGCGTGCTCACCAACGACTTCTTCGTCAACCTGCTGTCGCCGGGTACCCGGTGGAAGGCGTCGGAGTCCGAGGAGAACGCGTACGAGATCCGCGACGCGGCCACCGGAGAGCTGAAGTGGACGGCCACCGCGGTCGACCTCATCTTCGGCTCCAACTCGCAGCTGCGGGCCCTCGCCGAGGTGTACGCCAGCGGCGACGCCCGGGACAGGTTCGTGAGGGACTTCGTCGCGGCCTGGACCAAGGTCATGGAGCTGGACCGGTTCGACCTCGCCTGA
- a CDS encoding ImmA/IrrE family metallo-endopeptidase, producing the protein MRRGFKTEAERLADRTRAQLGLQPHAHMPIRDLATHLSIEIYSADDLVDQADLEELDRLQPGVFSAATFHLPDGRTVIVSNPYNEVGRTNSDIAHEIAHLLLRHDVRELQQIGGHTFFTCNPEQEEEANWLAGCLLLPRALLLREAFAGSDPAAIAQKHQVSIPMARFRLNASGVLLQAQRARSGRIRR; encoded by the coding sequence ATGCGACGGGGATTCAAGACTGAGGCCGAGCGGCTCGCCGACCGCACGCGAGCCCAGCTTGGACTCCAGCCGCACGCTCACATGCCGATACGCGATCTCGCCACGCACCTCAGCATCGAAATCTATTCAGCGGATGACCTCGTCGACCAAGCCGATCTCGAAGAACTCGACCGGCTCCAACCCGGCGTGTTCTCCGCCGCGACGTTCCACCTACCCGACGGCCGAACCGTCATCGTTAGCAACCCCTACAACGAGGTAGGCCGCACCAACAGCGACATCGCTCACGAAATCGCCCACCTGCTGCTACGCCATGACGTCCGAGAACTCCAGCAAATCGGCGGCCATACCTTCTTCACCTGCAACCCCGAGCAGGAGGAGGAGGCGAACTGGCTTGCCGGCTGCCTGCTCCTCCCCCGTGCCCTCCTTCTGCGTGAGGCATTCGCCGGCTCGGACCCAGCCGCCATCGCCCAGAAGCATCAGGTCAGCATTCCAATGGCCAGGTTCCGACTCAACGCCAGCGGTGTCCTCCTGCAAGCGCAGCGTGCGCGGTCAGGCCGCATCCGGCGCTAG
- a CDS encoding AAA family ATPase — MAQAVGARRAARRLPDVAAPGVADARQLPDEEFAGAWSAIVMPAGTKSRLLRTAVASAHLRAAVPFDALPLHGVLLLAGPPGVGKTTVARGLADRVSRTVVDTSPWLFIEVDPHGLASSSLGRSQRAVDQLFGTLLDEHASAGPMIVLLDEVETLFTDRTALSMEANPIDVHRAVDAALVGLDRLARRHPNVLIIATTNFKEAIDPALASRADWIFEVPLPDRTARRTILEHTAAAVAAAFPDAAGLLEPDVLDRAADLATGLDGRQLRKAVAAACAVRREAQGDPGRVSGEDLLTALGELGGRS, encoded by the coding sequence ATGGCTCAGGCCGTTGGTGCGCGCCGGGCTGCGCGGCGTCTGCCGGATGTGGCGGCGCCGGGCGTAGCGGACGCGCGGCAGTTGCCCGATGAGGAGTTCGCTGGCGCGTGGTCAGCGATCGTCATGCCGGCGGGGACGAAGAGCAGGTTGTTGCGCACCGCGGTCGCGTCAGCGCACCTGCGTGCGGCAGTGCCGTTCGACGCCCTGCCGTTGCATGGGGTGCTCTTGTTGGCGGGACCACCCGGTGTCGGGAAGACCACCGTGGCACGCGGCCTCGCGGACCGGGTGTCCCGGACCGTGGTCGACACGTCCCCGTGGTTGTTCATCGAGGTTGATCCGCACGGACTGGCCAGCTCGTCGCTCGGGCGTAGCCAGCGGGCAGTTGATCAGTTGTTCGGAACGCTGCTGGATGAGCACGCCAGCGCCGGCCCGATGATCGTGCTGCTGGACGAGGTGGAGACGTTGTTCACCGACCGGACCGCGCTGTCGATGGAGGCCAACCCGATCGACGTGCACCGTGCGGTGGATGCCGCGCTGGTCGGCCTGGACCGGCTGGCTCGACGCCACCCGAACGTGCTGATCATCGCGACCACGAACTTCAAGGAGGCCATTGATCCCGCCCTCGCGTCGCGGGCTGACTGGATCTTCGAGGTCCCGCTGCCCGACCGCACCGCCCGGCGGACGATTTTGGAGCACACCGCGGCCGCGGTCGCCGCCGCCTTCCCGGATGCGGCTGGGCTACTGGAGCCGGACGTGCTGGACCGCGCGGCGGACTTGGCAACCGGCTTGGACGGCCGCCAATTGCGCAAGGCGGTCGCCGCCGCGTGTGCCGTCCGCCGCGAGGCGCAGGGCGATCCCGGTCGCGTTTCCGGCGAAGATCTCCTGACGGCGCTCGGCGAGCTGGGTGGCCGATCATGA
- a CDS encoding helix-turn-helix domain-containing protein yields MTLDVVMEVDVDEPIDIKMLGRLVRAERERRGRLSLRAAAEQAEVPFNTLARVEKGDLPDLANFRRIVHWLGLPPERFFEPPQIRTENTPEVIAYHLARDPNLTDAAAEKIAGLVRELYTNLAGTDRGMRVHLRAATTFNPEASRKLAELLEQMQQKLTTTPSAER; encoded by the coding sequence ATGACCCTCGACGTGGTGATGGAGGTGGACGTGGACGAGCCGATCGACATCAAGATGCTGGGACGGCTCGTCCGCGCCGAGCGCGAGCGACGAGGCCGGCTAAGTCTGCGGGCCGCCGCCGAACAGGCCGAGGTGCCCTTCAACACCTTGGCCCGGGTCGAGAAGGGCGATCTGCCCGATCTGGCGAACTTCCGGAGAATCGTGCACTGGCTCGGCCTTCCGCCGGAACGCTTCTTCGAACCGCCGCAGATCAGGACCGAGAACACGCCCGAGGTCATCGCCTACCACCTCGCCCGCGATCCCAACCTCACTGACGCTGCGGCGGAGAAGATCGCTGGCTTGGTACGCGAGCTGTACACCAACCTGGCTGGCACCGATCGCGGCATGCGCGTTCACCTTCGGGCCGCGACAACGTTCAACCCTGAGGCCTCTCGCAAGCTCGCAGAGCTGCTCGAACAGATGCAACAGAAGCTGACCACCACGCCGTCGGCCGAACGCTGA
- a CDS encoding Fur family transcriptional regulator produces the protein MRADFEEQLRAVSLRVTRPRLAVLAALRDNPHVDTDRVIALVRADHPTVSHQAVYDVLRALTDAGLVRRIQPAGATARYESRVGDNHHHVVCRSCGAIADVDCAVGHVPCLTASDDRGFVVDEAEVVYWGTCPDCAAEPTPK, from the coding sequence GTGAGGGCGGACTTCGAGGAGCAGCTACGAGCGGTCTCGCTGCGCGTGACCAGGCCGCGGCTCGCGGTGCTCGCCGCTCTTCGCGACAACCCGCACGTCGACACCGACAGGGTGATCGCGCTCGTCCGGGCCGACCACCCCACGGTCTCCCACCAGGCGGTGTACGACGTGCTGCGCGCCCTCACCGACGCCGGCCTGGTGCGGCGCATCCAGCCGGCCGGCGCCACCGCCCGCTACGAGTCGCGGGTGGGCGACAACCACCACCACGTGGTGTGCCGCTCGTGCGGCGCGATCGCCGACGTCGACTGCGCCGTCGGCCACGTCCCCTGCCTGACCGCCTCGGACGACCGCGGTTTCGTGGTCGACGAGGCGGAGGTCGTCTACTGGGGCACCTGCCCCGACTGCGCGGCCGAACCTACGCCCAAGTGA
- a CDS encoding CBASS oligonucleotide cyclase translates to MISPNEAFRKFRTRLETTDAEDNSASTRQQRIRQQLDAALDIKEDFLTGAYRRHTKTKPLRDVDIMIVLTDPGYLDRHPHDVLEDVRGVLAPHYGDDRVCCDRRAVRVDFGVNVVDDVSDEVVSFDVVPAFAHGDHYLIPDDVQGEWVHTNPKVHADKATTANQNFAEQWKPLVKMIKKWNEVHAHPIEPSFLIEVMALKLITGSWSGDHRRELRQFFASAADHIDDGWSDPAGVGPDISDVLDGDATKMEKARAALRAAEAACTAAINLERSGRTGDALAAWRNLFGPLFPLS, encoded by the coding sequence ATGATCAGTCCGAACGAAGCGTTCCGTAAGTTCCGCACGCGGCTGGAGACCACCGATGCCGAGGACAACTCGGCCAGCACCCGGCAGCAACGCATCCGTCAGCAGCTCGATGCGGCGTTGGACATCAAGGAGGACTTCCTCACCGGCGCGTACCGGCGGCACACCAAGACAAAGCCGCTGCGCGATGTCGACATCATGATCGTCCTGACGGACCCCGGTTACCTCGACCGCCACCCCCACGACGTACTGGAAGATGTCCGCGGCGTGCTGGCGCCGCACTACGGCGACGACCGCGTGTGCTGCGACCGGCGCGCCGTACGCGTCGACTTCGGCGTGAACGTCGTCGACGACGTCAGCGACGAGGTCGTGTCGTTCGATGTCGTCCCCGCGTTCGCCCACGGCGACCACTACCTGATCCCCGACGACGTCCAGGGCGAGTGGGTCCACACCAACCCCAAGGTCCACGCGGACAAGGCCACCACGGCGAACCAGAACTTCGCCGAGCAGTGGAAGCCGCTGGTCAAGATGATCAAGAAATGGAACGAAGTTCACGCCCACCCGATCGAGCCGTCGTTCCTCATCGAGGTGATGGCCCTGAAGCTGATCACCGGTTCGTGGTCCGGTGACCACCGGCGAGAACTCCGGCAGTTCTTCGCCAGCGCTGCCGACCACATCGACGACGGCTGGTCCGACCCGGCGGGCGTCGGCCCGGACATCTCCGACGTTCTCGACGGCGACGCCACGAAGATGGAAAAGGCGCGCGCGGCCCTGCGGGCCGCCGAGGCCGCGTGCACCGCGGCGATCAACCTGGAGCGGTCCGGCCGCACCGGCGACGCCCTCGCAGCATGGCGCAATCTGTTCGGTCCGTTGTTTCCGCTGTCGTGA
- a CDS encoding class I SAM-dependent methyltransferase, which translates to MFSPQGPSLRELCVQALSSVERGYDLLAPKFDFTPFRTPESILGPTAQVLSELGPFDQGLDVCCGTGAGIRVLASVCRGPVTGVDFSAGMLAQARGAHPGARWVRADVRAMPFVQGFDLAVTFGALGHFLAAERPAVFEGVYRALRPGGLFAFPIGAPPSLTSVAHWVTAGFDLAMRVRNALWRPPFVMYYRTSPLPAVRDDLAAAGFAVTAAALPGLGRQRDGSPRYGLILARKPA; encoded by the coding sequence GTGTTCTCGCCTCAAGGTCCGTCCCTCCGCGAGCTCTGCGTCCAAGCGTTGTCGTCGGTCGAGCGGGGCTATGACCTGCTGGCTCCGAAGTTCGACTTCACGCCCTTCCGCACCCCGGAGAGCATCCTCGGTCCGACCGCGCAGGTGCTTTCCGAGCTCGGACCGTTCGACCAGGGGTTGGACGTGTGCTGCGGCACGGGCGCGGGCATCCGGGTCCTCGCGTCCGTGTGCCGCGGACCGGTCACGGGCGTCGACTTCAGCGCGGGCATGCTCGCCCAGGCGCGCGGCGCGCATCCGGGCGCGAGGTGGGTGCGGGCCGATGTGCGGGCGATGCCGTTCGTGCAGGGGTTTGACCTCGCGGTCACGTTCGGGGCGCTCGGGCATTTCCTGGCCGCGGAGCGTCCGGCCGTGTTCGAGGGGGTGTACCGCGCGCTGCGGCCGGGCGGGCTCTTCGCTTTTCCGATCGGCGCGCCGCCGTCGCTCACGTCGGTGGCGCACTGGGTGACGGCCGGGTTTGATCTGGCCATGCGGGTCCGCAATGCCTTGTGGCGACCGCCGTTCGTGATGTACTACCGCACCAGCCCGCTGCCCGCGGTCCGCGACGACCTGGCGGCGGCGGGGTTCGCGGTGACGGCGGCCGCGCTGCCTGGGCTGGGCCGGCAGCGGGACGGCAGCCCGCGGTACGGCCTCATTCTCGCGCGTAAGCCGGCCTGA